ACAACTCAAACGCTATGGAATCGACACTATACTCTTTGAAAAAAACGGTGTCGGGGGGCTGCTGCGGAACGCTAACTTTGTTGAGAATTATCCGGGGTTTCCTAAGGGGATTTCAGGCAGCCGCCTTGTCAACTCTTTCAAAAAACAATTGGAAGCCCTCTCGATAAATGTTCTCCTCGAAGAGGTTTTGAGGCTTGACCTCGAAGACAAAACGAAAAAAGGTTTCATTATAGAGACTGCCGCCGGGCTTTACAGGTCAAGCATGACAGTCATTACTACGGGAACAAAGCCAAAGAAGGCTGCATCCATTACGATACCGGACAACGTTAAAGGCAATATCTACTATGAAATCCTCCCTATTATTGCAACAAGAAGAAAGACGATCATTATTGCAGGTGGCGGAGATGCCGCCTTTGATTATGCCCTGAACCTCGGAAGATATAACGAGGTAATTATCCTCAACCGGACCGACAGAACAAGATGCCTCCCTCTTCTGCGGGAGAGGGCCTCCCTTCTGAAAAACATTACTTATCATGAAAATACCTTAATCTCAGGGGTTACACAATCGCCTGACCATGGATTGCATATCACATGTTTAATGCCCGGCGGTGTGGCCGCCTTTTCTGCCGATTATCTGATATTTGCCGTCGGTAGAGAGCCACAACTTGATTTTCTTGCTGAAAAAGTGAAGAATAGTATCCCCCCTTTGAAGGAAAAAGGGATTCTTTATTTCGCCGGCGATGTGCACAACGGTGATTTCAGACAGACCTCTATCGCTACAGGGGAGGGTATCATGACAGCCATGAAGATTCAGCGAATAATGAAGGAGGCACAAAAAGGATGAGGGTTGTTGCATCGGCAGGAAGGGAAGACGTCGCCCTTGTATATGTCATGGAATTCAAAAAAGACATGATGGTGGAGTGTGTGGAATCGATCCAGCCGCCATACCCGAGAGAGAAAAAGTGGGTTCTCATCGTTTCCACCATGTTCGGCTGTCCGGTGGGGTGTCTTATGTGTGATGCCGGTTCACATTACCGGGGAAGGCTTTCCAAAGAAGAGATGTTTGCCCAAATAGATTTTCTTATAAAAAAACGCTACGATAACGGGTCAATACCGGTGGATAAGCTCAAGATACAGTTCGCGCGCTTAGGTGAACCTTCATTCAACCCTGAGGTGCTCCGCGTCCTCGAAGAGCTTCCCCTGAAATATAATGCCCCGGGGCTCATGCCCTCTATCTCAACCGTTGCACCTTCCGGAACAGAGGAATTCTTTGAAAGCCTCATTGTTATCAAGGAGAAGCTTTATGACAGAGGCCGCTTTCAACTTCAATTCTCTATCCACAGCACCGACGATGCGTCAAGAAACCGGCTTGTCCCCGTTAAAAAATGGAGTTTTTCAGAGATATCAAGTTACGGGGAACGATTC
The sequence above is a segment of the Pseudomonadota bacterium genome. Coding sequences within it:
- a CDS encoding NAD(P)/FAD-dependent oxidoreductase; protein product: MIGAGPAGIAASIQLKRYGIDTILFEKNGVGGLLRNANFVENYPGFPKGISGSRLVNSFKKQLEALSINVLLEEVLRLDLEDKTKKGFIIETAAGLYRSSMTVITTGTKPKKAASITIPDNVKGNIYYEILPIIATRRKTIIIAGGGDAAFDYALNLGRYNEVIILNRTDRTRCLPLLRERASLLKNITYHENTLISGVTQSPDHGLHITCLMPGGVAAFSADYLIFAVGREPQLDFLAEKVKNSIPPLKEKGILYFAGDVHNGDFRQTSIATGEGIMTAMKIQRIMKEAQKG
- a CDS encoding radical SAM protein, translated to MRVVASAGREDVALVYVMEFKKDMMVECVESIQPPYPREKKWVLIVSTMFGCPVGCLMCDAGSHYRGRLSKEEMFAQIDFLIKKRYDNGSIPVDKLKIQFARLGEPSFNPEVLRVLEELPLKYNAPGLMPSISTVAPSGTEEFFESLIVIKEKLYDRGRFQLQFSIHSTDDASRNRLVPVKKWSFSEISSYGERFCTNTDRKVTLNFALANDVPVEPEVLLRHFNPEKFLIKITPLNPTYRVSENGLSSYIDPYRNGFDYAIVKELSDCGYEVIVSIGEVEENFIGSNCGQYITKHMTSQKQMNEGYTYHIQQYPAV